A region of uncultured Draconibacterium sp. DNA encodes the following proteins:
- a CDS encoding TonB-dependent receptor, translated as MKKTILILSTIFLFFSLHTFAQEDHYDAVIIGHVVSKGQHIPFVNIYLEGTNHGTTTDVTGHYMMVDLPIGEFTIVAKMIGYKESKKQVVLKAGETVEVKFDLEEDVIHMDEVVITGTKTFKRQTESAVIVNVLDAKTIEKVAAQTISESLSFQPGLRMETDCQTCNYTQLRMNGLGGAYSQILINGRSVFSPLTGLYGLEQLPTEMVERIEVVRGGASALYGSSAIGGTVNIITKLPQRNSYEVTSNNSIIGNDALDYNVSATLTALSQKRNAGMSMYAFHRQRDAFDANNDNFSELPEIKNNSFGINSFFQIDEDQKIEANFSSTYEYRYGGEMVDGPAYLAKQSEERTHNVLMGGIDYTYNPTMRTSFVLYSAGQYTQRDHFTGIAPDGGQELQDYNNAPPYGDSKNSTFQFGAQLNHAINDFVGAGTNILTFGTEFIYDDVFDEITAYDYLIDQQTKNFGAFIQSDWSITRKTTLLAGVRADKHNFVDKLILNPRVSLLLKPDSYTQLRLSWSTGFRAPQAFDADMHIAFAGGGIQTIKLADDLEEERSQSLSASLNWDKPSEKHIIGFTLEGFYTQLKDAFILEEVGTDNAGNSLMEKRNGGNSQVYGATFEARANFDRKLQIEGGLTVQSSEYDAAIQWSEELPGEKKYLRTPETYGYYTLTWTATDRFSASLSGVYTGTMLVPHYGLSGDAGTIEQDELFDSPSFMENNIKVGYTFELKRIDSSVELFGGVSNMFDNYQDDFDKGKNRDSGYVYGPAKPRSIFFGIKLFN; from the coding sequence ATGAAAAAAACCATATTAATCCTAAGTACAATTTTTCTGTTCTTTTCTTTACACACTTTTGCACAGGAAGACCATTATGATGCCGTAATTATCGGGCATGTAGTTTCGAAAGGTCAGCACATTCCATTCGTAAATATTTATCTTGAAGGTACCAACCACGGAACCACTACTGATGTTACAGGGCACTATATGATGGTTGACCTTCCCATTGGAGAGTTTACTATTGTCGCCAAAATGATTGGTTACAAGGAAAGCAAAAAACAAGTGGTTTTAAAAGCCGGCGAAACTGTTGAGGTGAAGTTCGATCTGGAAGAAGACGTTATTCACATGGACGAAGTGGTAATTACCGGCACAAAAACATTTAAACGGCAAACCGAAAGTGCTGTTATTGTTAACGTACTGGATGCCAAAACCATCGAAAAAGTAGCGGCACAAACCATTTCCGAGTCCTTGAGTTTTCAACCCGGATTGCGCATGGAAACCGACTGCCAAACCTGTAATTACACCCAGTTACGGATGAACGGGTTAGGCGGCGCCTACAGTCAGATATTAATTAATGGTCGCTCTGTTTTTAGTCCGCTTACCGGACTTTACGGACTGGAACAGCTCCCCACCGAAATGGTTGAACGTATTGAAGTGGTTCGAGGAGGAGCCTCTGCACTTTACGGATCGAGTGCTATTGGCGGCACAGTAAATATCATTACCAAATTGCCACAGCGAAATTCGTATGAAGTGACTTCGAACAATTCAATTATCGGCAACGATGCGCTCGACTACAATGTAAGTGCTACTTTAACCGCTTTATCGCAAAAACGGAATGCCGGAATGTCGATGTATGCTTTTCACCGGCAGCGCGATGCGTTTGATGCTAACAACGATAATTTCTCCGAATTGCCGGAAATAAAAAATAACTCATTTGGCATTAATTCCTTCTTCCAAATTGATGAAGACCAGAAAATTGAAGCCAATTTCTCGAGCACTTACGAGTACCGTTATGGCGGAGAAATGGTTGACGGACCGGCATATCTGGCAAAACAATCGGAAGAACGGACACACAATGTTTTAATGGGTGGAATTGATTACACCTACAACCCGACAATGCGCACCAGTTTTGTACTGTATTCTGCCGGACAATACACGCAACGCGATCATTTTACCGGCATTGCACCCGATGGCGGACAGGAATTACAAGACTATAACAACGCGCCACCTTACGGCGATTCAAAAAACTCAACCTTCCAGTTTGGGGCTCAGTTAAACCACGCCATAAACGATTTTGTAGGCGCCGGAACCAACATACTAACTTTTGGAACCGAGTTTATTTACGATGATGTTTTTGATGAAATTACGGCTTACGACTATTTGATCGATCAGCAAACCAAAAACTTTGGTGCATTTATTCAAAGCGACTGGTCGATTACCCGGAAAACTACACTGCTGGCCGGAGTGCGTGCCGACAAACATAATTTCGTTGACAAACTTATTTTGAATCCGCGCGTTTCGTTGCTTTTAAAACCCGATTCGTACACCCAGTTACGCCTGTCGTGGTCGACCGGATTTCGTGCGCCACAGGCTTTTGATGCCGATATGCACATTGCATTTGCCGGCGGTGGAATACAAACCATTAAACTTGCCGATGACCTGGAAGAAGAACGTTCGCAAAGTTTAAGTGCATCGCTAAACTGGGATAAACCAAGTGAAAAACACATTATTGGATTTACGCTGGAAGGCTTTTACACCCAATTAAAAGATGCCTTTATTCTGGAAGAAGTGGGAACCGATAACGCCGGAAATTCTTTGATGGAAAAACGCAACGGCGGAAATAGCCAGGTTTACGGAGCTACCTTTGAAGCACGTGCCAATTTCGACCGCAAACTACAAATTGAAGGAGGGCTAACTGTACAAAGTAGTGAATACGATGCTGCCATTCAATGGTCGGAGGAGTTACCGGGTGAGAAAAAATATTTACGTACCCCCGAAACTTACGGTTACTATACGCTAACATGGACTGCGACGGATCGATTTAGCGCATCGCTGTCAGGAGTATACACCGGAACAATGCTGGTGCCGCATTACGGGTTGTCCGGCGATGCAGGTACAATCGAGCAGGACGAACTTTTTGATTCGCCGTCGTTTATGGAAAACAACATAAAAGTTGGATACACTTTCGAGTTAAAACGAATCGATTCATCAGTTGAATTGTTTGGCGGCGTAAGTAACATGTTCGATAATTACCAGGATGATTTCGACAAAGGAAAAAACCGCGACAGTGGCTATGTTTACGGTCCGGCAAAACCCCGGTCAATTTTCTTTGGCATTAAATTGTTTAACTAG
- a CDS encoding DUF2147 domain-containing protein, with amino-acid sequence MKKLVILFFLGVYALAGMAQEADQIVGVWWNDEKTSKIEVEKQDGKYIGTIVYMIPEKYENGQPPKDDENPDPALRDRSVVGIQILNGFEYDAKKEEWINGKIYDPKSGKTYDCYSWLESDDVLKLKGFVAGIRMLGRSSEWYRTTL; translated from the coding sequence ATGAAGAAGCTTGTAATTCTTTTTTTCCTTGGAGTTTATGCTTTGGCAGGTATGGCACAAGAGGCCGATCAAATTGTTGGCGTTTGGTGGAACGATGAAAAAACCAGTAAAATTGAAGTTGAAAAGCAGGATGGAAAGTACATTGGTACCATTGTTTATATGATTCCGGAGAAATACGAAAACGGACAACCTCCGAAAGACGATGAAAATCCGGATCCGGCATTGCGCGACAGATCGGTGGTGGGCATACAGATATTGAATGGTTTTGAATACGATGCCAAAAAAGAAGAATGGATAAACGGAAAAATTTACGACCCTAAATCGGGAAAAACCTATGATTGCTACAGTTGGCTGGAAAGCGACGATGTGTTAAAACTTAAAGGTTTTGTTGCCGGAATACGTATGTTGGGGCGCAGCTCGGAGTGGTATCGAACTACGCTTTAA
- a CDS encoding penicillin acylase family protein yields the protein MNTLKRVLLGVLGFLVLALIVGFVVLQNIKTSAVPDYNEDLKLEGLTQPVSIFRDEHAIPHIYAENETDLYRAVGFAMAQDRLWQMDLLRRVTQGRLSEILGKDQLETDLMMRALRIQEKSETILATSSPEIVAALEAYSDGINQYIRKYPLPPEFKVLQYKPEMWEPVHCINLIGYMSWDLSMGWGTEYFLHQLRTEVSDEKIAELIPDLKNHKTAIYPEFGNIEIEASETLLSASENLTELGAEIFNGSNNWAVAGKKSQTGMPLLANDMHLGLFAPGIWYQMHQVVEGKMSVTGLVVPGQPFVICGHNDSIAWGMTNVMVDDLDFYAEKLNEDSTKYWFDGAWHDLRIKKEIIKTKEGEEFEEELKFTHRGPMVNRMKKEKETPLSIRWLGNEMSNEIRTVFLLNRANNWSDFRNAMSTFKSVSQNVVYADVKGNIGLQCSAGVPIREGSGIQIYPGDSSKYDWQGLVPFEELPYEFNPERGYVSSANNKTVPDDYPYYISHWFATPSRIDRIREMLEAKEKLGIDDFKAIQSDWKSKTAEQMTLVFVESLQKQADLNETEQAAFNKLKNWDYNLTRESQAASIFEILYRKSMENLVKDELSPELFEGMLGQKMLLENLMINLLAEGESQWTDNVMTDKTETFDDIIVQSFKETVADLTYKFGTEVEQWTWGSIHTFTLKHPLGVVSVLDKALKLNRGPFEVPGSFHTVCPYSYSYKNLYETIHGASHRHIFSTANWDDSKTVIPTGTSGIPASDFYLDQTEKYLDNDYHPDLFTKQNVESKARFEMQLNPE from the coding sequence ATGAATACCTTAAAACGTGTATTGTTAGGTGTACTTGGCTTCCTTGTTCTTGCTCTAATTGTTGGCTTTGTGGTGCTGCAGAATATTAAAACTTCGGCAGTGCCCGATTATAACGAAGACCTGAAACTGGAAGGCCTCACTCAACCGGTTTCGATATTTCGCGATGAGCATGCTATCCCGCATATTTACGCCGAAAACGAAACGGATTTGTACCGAGCAGTGGGTTTTGCGATGGCACAAGACCGACTGTGGCAAATGGATTTATTGCGCAGGGTAACACAAGGGCGTTTATCTGAAATCTTAGGAAAAGATCAGCTGGAAACCGACCTGATGATGCGCGCACTTCGTATTCAGGAAAAATCGGAAACGATACTGGCAACTTCATCGCCTGAAATCGTTGCTGCACTTGAAGCGTATTCTGATGGTATAAATCAATACATCAGAAAATATCCGCTGCCACCCGAGTTTAAAGTGTTGCAGTATAAACCTGAAATGTGGGAGCCGGTGCATTGTATAAACCTGATTGGCTACATGTCGTGGGATTTATCGATGGGCTGGGGAACCGAGTACTTTTTGCATCAGTTGCGTACCGAGGTTTCTGACGAAAAAATTGCTGAGCTGATTCCCGATCTGAAAAACCATAAAACAGCTATTTATCCCGAATTTGGGAACATTGAAATTGAGGCATCGGAGACGCTGTTATCTGCTAGCGAAAATTTAACGGAGCTTGGTGCAGAGATTTTTAACGGAAGTAACAACTGGGCGGTTGCAGGCAAAAAAAGCCAAACCGGAATGCCACTTTTGGCCAACGACATGCATCTGGGTTTGTTCGCTCCGGGAATCTGGTACCAGATGCACCAGGTTGTTGAGGGGAAAATGAGTGTAACAGGCCTTGTGGTGCCCGGTCAGCCTTTTGTGATTTGCGGACATAACGACAGCATTGCCTGGGGAATGACCAATGTTATGGTGGACGACCTCGATTTTTATGCCGAGAAACTAAACGAAGATTCAACAAAATACTGGTTCGATGGCGCCTGGCATGATTTACGGATTAAAAAGGAAATCATTAAAACGAAGGAAGGAGAGGAGTTTGAAGAGGAACTGAAGTTCACGCACCGTGGGCCGATGGTGAATAGGATGAAGAAAGAAAAAGAAACCCCGTTATCGATTCGTTGGCTGGGTAATGAAATGAGCAACGAGATACGTACTGTTTTTCTGTTGAACCGGGCAAATAACTGGAGCGATTTTCGTAATGCCATGAGCACTTTTAAATCGGTAAGTCAGAATGTAGTTTATGCCGATGTGAAGGGAAACATAGGCCTGCAATGCAGCGCCGGAGTCCCCATTCGCGAAGGTTCGGGTATTCAGATCTATCCGGGCGACAGCAGTAAATACGACTGGCAGGGTTTGGTACCGTTTGAGGAACTGCCCTACGAGTTTAATCCGGAAAGAGGCTACGTATCATCGGCCAACAACAAAACCGTACCCGACGATTATCCCTATTACATCAGTCACTGGTTTGCAACGCCAAGTCGGATCGACCGGATTAGAGAAATGCTGGAAGCAAAAGAAAAACTGGGTATCGACGATTTTAAGGCCATACAAAGCGACTGGAAATCGAAAACGGCAGAGCAGATGACACTGGTTTTTGTTGAGTCGTTACAAAAGCAAGCGGATTTAAATGAAACGGAACAAGCGGCTTTCAACAAATTAAAAAACTGGGATTATAATCTAACACGCGAAAGTCAGGCGGCATCGATATTTGAAATACTTTACCGGAAATCGATGGAGAACCTGGTTAAAGATGAGCTATCGCCTGAATTATTCGAGGGAATGTTAGGGCAGAAAATGTTATTGGAAAACCTGATGATAAACCTGCTGGCTGAAGGAGAATCGCAATGGACTGACAATGTTATGACTGATAAAACAGAAACTTTTGATGATATTATTGTACAATCATTCAAAGAAACCGTTGCTGATCTAACCTACAAATTTGGGACTGAAGTGGAACAGTGGACGTGGGGCAGCATTCATACATTCACTTTAAAACATCCGCTTGGCGTTGTTTCGGTTTTGGATAAAGCACTAAAACTTAACCGCGGGCCTTTTGAGGTACCCGGAAGTTTTCATACCGTATGCCCGTATTCGTATTCGTACAAAAATTTGTATGAAACCATACACGGTGCATCACACCGACACATTTTTAGTACAGCAAACTGGGACGATTCAAAAACCGTTATCCCAACCGGAACAAGTGGTATTCCAGCCAGCGATTTTTATCTCGATCAAACAGAGAAGTATCTCGATAACGACTATCATCCGGATCTGTTTACAAAACAAAATGTGGAAAGTAAGGCCCGGTTTGAAATGCAATTGAATCCCGAGTAG
- a CDS encoding pyruvate, water dikinase regulatory protein: MSKKSPAPIYVVSGGTGIAGNNLVQAILIQYPENKIPVEIIGRVTSEDEVFDIIMKAKADKGLIAHTMVNPELRRKINELGEEFNVRVIDLMGELANYLDDTLDVEPMVHPGLYREINHQYFDRIDSIEFTLSQDDGMSPERLRNAEIILTGVSRAGKTPLSVYLAMYGWKVANVPLVPGIQPPDELFQVDPNRVFGLHIGATQLIAHRQKRIASWENHHVESYVDQRAVREEIRKAMFVFDRGGFTVINVSNKPIESTANEILAYMSKRFSHRGRKLESPYNGPEELPPK, from the coding sequence ATGAGCAAAAAATCACCGGCACCAATTTATGTAGTATCAGGCGGTACAGGAATAGCCGGGAATAACCTGGTTCAGGCTATATTAATTCAGTATCCTGAAAACAAAATTCCGGTTGAGATTATCGGAAGAGTGACGAGCGAAGACGAGGTTTTCGATATTATCATGAAAGCTAAGGCCGATAAGGGGCTGATTGCTCATACCATGGTGAATCCTGAATTACGACGAAAAATAAATGAGCTGGGAGAAGAATTTAATGTTCGGGTGATTGATTTAATGGGTGAGCTGGCCAACTATTTAGATGATACGCTTGATGTAGAGCCTATGGTGCATCCGGGCTTATACCGCGAAATTAATCACCAGTATTTCGATCGTATTGATTCCATTGAATTTACTCTGTCGCAAGACGACGGGATGAGCCCCGAGCGATTACGTAATGCCGAAATTATTTTAACCGGTGTTTCACGTGCCGGAAAAACTCCGCTAAGCGTGTACCTGGCCATGTACGGTTGGAAAGTGGCAAACGTGCCCCTGGTACCGGGTATTCAACCACCTGATGAGCTGTTTCAGGTGGATCCTAACCGCGTTTTTGGGTTACATATTGGTGCCACCCAGTTAATTGCGCATCGCCAAAAAAGGATTGCGAGTTGGGAGAATCACCATGTCGAATCCTATGTCGATCAGCGTGCTGTGCGCGAAGAAATTCGGAAGGCTATGTTTGTGTTCGACCGGGGAGGATTTACGGTTATTAATGTTTCCAATAAACCGATTGAAAGTACGGCCAACGAAATTTTGGCCTATATGTCGAAACGTTTTTCGCATCGTGGGCGAAAACTGGAATCGCCGTATAATGGGCCGGAAGAATTGCCACCGAAATAG
- a CDS encoding thioredoxin fold domain-containing protein: protein MKKTANPNANSSNAPKATKTKSHPFWRWFWLTFLVVSLAYAWYSFYVPSNDVEWADNAVSARELANDSGKNVLLFFTGEWCVPCRIMKREVFADKEVMKAINSQLIPVMINVDDPKAEELVKHYKIGGTPITVFTDPKGKVLDYAVGKIGKSKFLEMLENLDATDLPQPES, encoded by the coding sequence ATGAAAAAAACAGCTAATCCAAACGCGAATTCATCGAACGCCCCAAAGGCTACGAAAACGAAGTCTCATCCATTTTGGCGATGGTTCTGGCTCACTTTCCTTGTGGTTTCTCTTGCTTATGCCTGGTATTCGTTTTATGTACCTTCCAATGATGTGGAGTGGGCCGACAATGCGGTATCGGCCCGGGAACTTGCCAACGATTCCGGTAAAAATGTGCTGCTGTTTTTCACCGGGGAGTGGTGCGTGCCATGTCGAATTATGAAGCGTGAAGTTTTTGCGGATAAGGAAGTGATGAAAGCCATCAATTCGCAGCTTATACCGGTAATGATTAATGTTGATGACCCCAAGGCGGAAGAGCTCGTAAAACACTATAAAATTGGTGGTACCCCAATAACAGTTTTTACTGACCCTAAGGGAAAAGTACTGGATTATGCTGTTGGAAAAATTGGGAAATCGAAATTCCTTGAAATGCTTGAAAATTTGGATGCCACCGATTTGCCTCAGCCTGAAAGCTGA
- the ltrA gene encoding group II intron reverse transcriptase/maturase: MIEQILTRKNLLQAMYKVRQNHGSAGVDGMPVTRLSDLLAIDKKELTAKVRSGKYLPQAILGVEIPKGKGKTRLLGIPTVTDRLLQQAVLQVITARFEYEFSDSSFGFRPNRSVQQAVLKAKGYINEGFQHIVDIDLKTFFDEVNHCYLLQLLYRKIKCRETMRLIRKWLRSPIQIKGKLVKRRKGVPQGSPLSPLLSNIMLHELDRELERQGFRFVRYADDFSIYLKTKTSARKVGNNIYRFLKRKLKLPINREKSGIRRPVHFILLGFGFVPTYRKGERGKYQLVVSEKSWSSLKYKLKTITRKTTPMSFDERIGKLNEVQRGWINAFRLASIQIKLADLDGWLRNRLRYCIWHYWKKPERKRKNLIRLGVDPGKAYQWSRSRMGGWAIAQSPILGTTITVDRLKMRGYVPLLDLYNEVKPKSPLFPMT; the protein is encoded by the coding sequence ATGATTGAACAAATTCTAACGCGGAAAAACCTGTTACAGGCAATGTATAAAGTCCGGCAGAACCACGGTTCGGCAGGAGTTGACGGTATGCCGGTAACCCGCTTGTCAGACTTACTTGCTATCGACAAGAAAGAACTAACAGCTAAGGTTCGAAGCGGGAAGTATTTACCACAAGCCATTTTAGGAGTAGAGATTCCGAAAGGAAAAGGGAAAACCCGTTTACTGGGGATCCCTACAGTAACCGATCGCCTGTTACAACAGGCAGTTTTACAAGTAATCACGGCACGTTTCGAGTATGAGTTTTCGGATTCCAGTTTTGGATTCCGCCCCAACCGGAGCGTGCAACAGGCAGTACTGAAGGCAAAGGGCTACATCAACGAGGGGTTTCAGCATATCGTCGATATCGACCTGAAAACTTTCTTCGACGAAGTAAACCACTGCTACCTTCTGCAACTGCTTTACCGCAAAATCAAATGCCGCGAAACGATGCGTCTTATCCGCAAGTGGCTGCGTTCCCCGATTCAAATCAAGGGAAAACTGGTTAAACGCCGCAAAGGCGTACCGCAGGGCAGCCCGCTGAGCCCGTTACTGTCGAACATCATGCTACATGAACTCGACAGGGAACTGGAACGGCAAGGCTTTCGATTTGTTCGTTATGCTGATGACTTTAGTATTTATCTGAAAACTAAAACATCCGCCCGAAAAGTTGGGAATAACATCTATCGTTTTCTGAAACGAAAACTGAAGTTGCCCATCAACCGGGAGAAAAGCGGTATCCGTCGTCCTGTACATTTTATCCTTCTCGGTTTTGGCTTTGTGCCAACCTACCGGAAAGGTGAACGCGGCAAGTATCAACTGGTAGTATCAGAAAAGAGCTGGAGCAGTTTAAAGTACAAACTGAAAACCATCACCCGCAAGACCACCCCAATGAGTTTCGACGAGCGTATCGGAAAACTTAACGAGGTTCAGCGCGGCTGGATCAATGCTTTCCGTTTGGCAAGTATACAGATCAAACTCGCTGACCTTGACGGGTGGCTTCGCAACCGCCTCCGATATTGTATTTGGCATTACTGGAAGAAACCCGAACGAAAAAGGAAAAACCTGATTCGTTTAGGCGTCGATCCGGGAAAAGCCTATCAATGGAGCCGTTCGCGAATGGGTGGCTGGGCTATTGCCCAAAGCCCAATTCTTGGTACTACAATTACTGTTGATCGGTTGAAAATGCGGGGTTACGTTCCTTTGCTGGATCTTTACAACGAGGTGAAACCAAAATCACCGTTGTTTCCTATGACTTAG
- a CDS encoding IS1182 family transposase, which yields MKYLKGQNRSQISLFPVSLDQAINADNEVRLIDVFVNSLKLEEFGFRVDHIENGRPAYHPADLLKLYIYGYLNQLRSSRKLEKECKRNIELMWLLKTLRPDHNTIANFRRDNPKAIKKVFRETVKIATYFNLIGGTLIAGDSTKLRAQNSKKNNYNQKKIDRHLEYIENKLAEYNKALAESDGDKKQEIENEIEKQNQRKDGYKKIEQELKKSGQRQISTSDPDSRHQITRNNITEVAYSAQTSVDAKNYIPIDYKITNANDKKAMGTMLRRAKTILRHNDFTALYDKGYHTGSELAIADSLGIPAIVAIPPFSGASHAPDLRYDVEHFDYDPKTDTYTCLQGHTLRTTGYWHHAKNGAGETAYRFRNYTTPKCKSCEVRPLCTKSAANGKQVRRSEFAGNIENNKKRVQESEKLYKRRQAIVEHPFGTIKRQWGFNYIITKKYMKRAEADFGFIMSAYNLRRIINIVGIKKLEKYITSIFSVLCSIFDLLELFLNHRNRIQYKTIKTICYEIRIPGHLIKLNFNAPGKGF from the coding sequence ATGAAGTATCTCAAAGGGCAAAACAGATCACAAATATCACTTTTCCCGGTGTCGCTCGACCAGGCCATAAATGCAGACAACGAAGTGCGCTTAATCGATGTTTTTGTTAACAGTCTGAAGCTGGAAGAATTCGGATTCAGGGTTGACCATATTGAAAACGGGCGTCCTGCTTACCACCCAGCCGACTTGCTTAAACTTTACATTTATGGCTATCTTAATCAGTTAAGGTCGTCGAGGAAACTGGAGAAGGAGTGCAAGCGAAACATTGAATTAATGTGGCTATTGAAAACGCTGCGTCCCGATCACAACACTATCGCTAACTTCAGGCGCGATAACCCAAAGGCCATCAAAAAAGTATTCCGCGAAACCGTAAAGATTGCAACGTATTTTAACCTTATTGGCGGAACGCTGATTGCAGGCGACAGTACAAAACTGCGTGCCCAGAACAGCAAAAAGAACAACTACAACCAAAAGAAAATAGACCGTCACCTGGAGTACATCGAAAACAAACTGGCTGAATACAACAAAGCACTGGCCGAAAGCGATGGAGATAAAAAGCAGGAAATTGAAAACGAAATTGAAAAGCAAAACCAGCGAAAAGATGGCTATAAAAAGATTGAACAAGAGCTAAAAAAATCGGGGCAACGACAGATCTCAACTTCCGATCCCGACAGCCGTCACCAGATCACGCGCAACAACATTACCGAAGTAGCCTACTCGGCGCAAACTTCGGTCGATGCAAAAAACTACATCCCTATCGATTATAAAATAACCAATGCAAACGATAAAAAGGCAATGGGAACAATGCTCAGAAGAGCAAAGACAATACTTCGACACAACGATTTTACTGCCCTTTACGATAAAGGCTACCATACCGGAAGCGAACTGGCCATCGCCGATTCGCTCGGTATTCCGGCAATTGTAGCCATTCCTCCGTTTTCAGGAGCCTCGCATGCTCCGGACCTTAGGTACGATGTGGAACATTTTGATTACGACCCGAAAACCGATACTTACACCTGTTTGCAGGGTCACACCCTAAGAACCACCGGCTACTGGCACCACGCAAAAAACGGTGCCGGAGAAACAGCCTATCGCTTCCGCAACTACACAACACCTAAATGTAAAAGTTGTGAGGTCCGCCCGCTGTGCACAAAATCGGCTGCAAACGGCAAGCAAGTCAGGCGAAGCGAGTTTGCCGGCAATATTGAAAACAACAAAAAACGCGTTCAGGAAAGCGAAAAACTGTACAAACGACGGCAGGCCATTGTGGAACACCCCTTCGGGACCATTAAACGTCAGTGGGGATTCAATTATATTATCACCAAAAAGTACATGAAAAGAGCTGAAGCCGATTTTGGTTTTATAATGTCGGCATACAACCTCAGACGAATAATCAATATTGTGGGCATAAAAAAGTTAGAAAAATACATCACAAGTATTTTTTCTGTTTTATGTTCAATTTTTGATCTTTTAGAGCTATTTTTAAACCACAGAAACCGAATACAATACAAAACAATAAAAACCATCTGTTATGAAATCCGCATCCCTGGCCACTTAATAAAGCTCAATTTTAATGCCCCGGGAAAGGGTTTTTAG